The following proteins come from a genomic window of Plutella xylostella chromosome 22, ilPluXylo3.1, whole genome shotgun sequence:
- the LOC119690391 gene encoding cytochrome P450 6B2, producing MLFLLVSFVVVLVYYYLTRNFDYWAKRGVKHDNPIPLFGNNFRQFFFKISLTDIVAEQYFKYPEEKMVGFYRANEPRLILRDPELVKQVLITDFPYFYRRGLNPHKEVIEPLLKNLFFADGDIWKLLRQRMTPAFTSGKLKAMFPLIVERAEKLQQIAADAARTGKEVDVRDLMARYTTDFIGACGFGIEADALNDEDSTFRKLGKRIFTTSRRDGFVVFLKLVFPETFKNLNFLVPEIEQNAVGLVKSIMEQRNYKPIGRNDFIDLLLELREKGKIVGESIEKRKSDGTPLTAELEFDDLLMTAQVFIFFAAGFETSSSATSYTLNQIAFHPDVQKKCQDEIDTVLAKYDNKLCYEAVKEMQYLDMAFKEGMRMFPSLGFLIRRCAKQYTFPGTNITIDEGIPIMIPLQAMQTDEKYFEDPELFLPERFHPDRSADIKKHIYLPFGEGPRACIGERLGHMQSLAGIAALLHKYSVTPSPNSLKTPLHDPRSTVVQSIKGGIPLCLVARKKNL from the exons ATGTTGTTCTTATTAGTTTCATTCGTCGTAGTCTTAGTGTATTACTACTTGACGAGAAACTTTGACTACTGGGCAAAGAGGGGAGTGAAACATGACAACCCCATCCCATTGTTTGGTAACAACTTCCGCCAGTTCTTCTTCAAGATCAGTCTGACGGACATCGTCGCCGAGCAGTACTTCAAGTACCCGGAGGAAAAAATGGTGGGTTTCTACCGAGCGAACGAACCACGACTCATTCTGAGAGACCCAGAATTGGTGAAGCAAGTTCTGATCACAGACTTCCCGTATTTCTACAGGAGGGGTTTAAACCCTCACAAGGAAGTGATCGAACCGCTGCTAAAGAACCTCTTTTTTGCTGATGGAGACATATGGAAGCTGCTGCGGCAGCGAATGACGCCGGCGTTCACCAGCGGCAAGCTGAAGGCCATGTTCCCGCTCATTGTGGAGAGAGCTGAGAAGCTACAGCAGATAGCAGCGGACGCGGCACGGACCGGCAAAGAAGTAGACGTCAGGGACCTGATGGCTCGCTACACCACCGATTTTATCGGAGCCTGTGGATTCGGAATAGAAGCTGATGCTCTCAACGACGAAGATTCAACCTTCCGCAAGCTGGGAAAACGCATATTTACAACGTCGAGGAGAGATGGTTTCGTAGTTTTCCTGAAACTGGTGTTTCCGGAAACTTTTAAGAATCTGAATTTCCTTGTACCAGAAATAGAACAGAATGCGGTTGGTTTGGTCAAAAGTATAATGGAACAGAGGAATTATAAGCCTATCGGAAGGAATGATTTCATCGACCTCCTTTTGGAATTGAGGGAAAAGGGTAAAATAGTCGGTGAATCAATCGAGAAAAGAAAATCTGACGGAACACCTCTAACAGCAGAACTAGAGTTtgacgatttgctgatgacagcACAAGTATTTATCTTCTTCGCAGCTGGTTTCGAAACTTCCTCCTCAGCGACCAGCTACACTCTCAACCAGATCGCATTCCACCCCGATGTCCAGAAGAAGTGTCAAGATGAGATTGATACAGTATTAGCTAAATATGATAACAAATTGTGCTATGAAGCAGTGAAAGAAATGCAGTACTTAGATATGGCATTCAAGGAAGGAATGAGAATGTTTCCGTCTCTAGGGTTCCTTATTAGGAGGTGCGCAAAACAGTACACGTTTCCTGGTACAAATATAACGATAGATGAGGGAATCCCCATCATGATCCCGCTGCAGGCGATGCAGACTGATGAGAAGTACTTCGAGGACCCAGAACTGTTCTTACCAGAAAGGTTTCATCCAGACAGAAGCGCTGACATTAAGAAACATATCTATCTTCCATTCGGAGAAGGCCCCAGAGCATGTATTG GCGAGCGGCTCGGCCACATGCAGTCTCTGGCCGGGATCGCCGCTCTGCTGCACAAGTACTCGGTGACCCCCTCCCCTAACTCTCTGAAGACCCCCCTCCACGACCCCAGGTCCACCGTAGTGCAGAGCATCAAAGGTGGAATACCGCTGTGCTTGGTTGCGAGGAAGAAGAATTTATAG
- the LOC119690465 gene encoding cytochrome P450 6B2 — protein MIYLIIAIIAVLIYFYGTRNFSYWNKRGVKHDDPIPVFGNNFRQFFQMISITDIVAEQYQKYPDEKVVGFYRANEPRLILRDPELIKKVLVTDFPYFYSRGLNPHKDVIEPMLKNLFFADGDLWKLLRQRITPAFTSSKLKAMFPLIVERTQKLQQIAATAASLQEEVDIRDLMARYTTDFIGACGFGIEADALNDEDSTFRRLGKRVFTVTKRDAFIVLVKLIMPKLFKNLPFLDPDIERNSVALVKSIMEQRNYKPCGRNDFIDLLLELKEKGKIIGESIENRKSDGTPLAAELELDDLLMTAQVLVFFVAGFETSSSATSYTLNQIAFHPEVQKKCQDEIDTVLKKYDNKLCYDAVKEMQYLDMTFKEGMRLFPSLGFLIRKSEKQYTFEDIGLTIDAGIPIMIPLQALHNDEKYFENPEQFMPERFHPKNADDLKKHVYLPFGVGPRACIGERLGHMQSLAGIAAILHKFSVAPSKNSLKRPIHDPSSIIVQSIQGGLPLMLYARNS, from the exons ATGATTTATCTCATCATTGCAATAATTGCTGtgttaatttacttttatggAACTCGTAACTTCAGTTATTGGAACAAAAGGGGCGTGAAGCATGACGACCCTATTCCGGTATTTGGGAATAACTTCCGACAGTTCTTCCAAATGATCAGCATCACCGACATCGTCGCGGAACAATACCAGAAGTACCCCGATGAGAAGGTAGTCGGGTTCTACCGCGCCAACGAGCCTCGACTCATCCTGAGAGATCCTGAACttatcaaaaaagtattagtCACGGACTTTCCCTATTTCTACAGCAGAGGTTTGAATCCTCATAAGGATGTCATCGAGCCCATGTTAAAGAACCTTTTCTTTGCTGACGGAGACTTGTGGAAGCTGTTACGACAGAGGATAACTCCAGCATTCACTAGCAGTAAACTTAAGGCTATGTTTCCACTTATTGTTGAGAGGACTCAAAAATTGCAACAGATTGCTGCAACAGCGGCCAGTCTACAGGAGGAAGTTGATATCAGAGATCTCATGGCTCGATACACTACCGATTTTATTGGAGCATGTGGCTTTGGGATAGAAGCAGACGCATTAAACGATGAAGACTCAACCTTCAGGAGACTCGGTAAACGAGTTTTTACTGTAACGAAACGAGATGCTTTTATTGTGCTAGTAAAACTTATTATGCCGAAACTGTTTAAGAATTTACCCTTTTTAGACCCAGATATAGAGAGAAATTCAGTGGCATTAGTTAAGAGTATAATGGAACAAAGAAACTATAAGCCATGTGGCAGAAACGATTTCATAGACTTACTTTTAGAGCTAAAGGAAAAGGGTAAGATTATTGGAGAGTCTATAGAGAACAGGAAATCTGACGGCACTCCGTTAGCGGCTGAACTGGAGTTAGATGATCTTCTGATGACTGCTCAAGTACTGGTTTTCTTTGTGGCTGGTTTTGAGACTTCTTCGTCTGCAACTAGCTATACACTAAATCAAATCGCATTTCATCCAGAAGTTCAAAAGAAATGCCAAGACGAAATAGACACAGTACTCAAAAAGTATGACAATAAGTTATGTTACGATGCTGTTAAAGAGATGCAATATTTAGATATGACATTCAAGGAGGGAATGAGGTTGTTTCCGTCTCTAGGTTTTCTTATAAGAAAGAGTGAAAAGCAGTATACATTTGAGGACATTGGCCTGACCATCGACGCAGGAATTCCAATAATGATTCCTCTGCAAGCCCTGCACAATGATGAGAAGTACTTTGAGAATCCTGAACAATTTATGCCTGAAAGATTTCACCCTAAAAACGCGGATGACTTGAAAAAGCACGTATACTTGCCTTTTGGCGTGGGACCGCGCGCCTGTATcg GTGAGCGTCTGGGCCACATGCAGTCTTTGGCTGGTATTGCGGCTATTCTGCACAAGTTCTCCGTGGCTCCGAGCAAGAACTCTCTGAAGAGACCGATCCACGACCCCTCATCCATCATAGTTCAGAGCATACAGGGAGGACTGCCCCTCATGCTCTACGCTAGAAACAGTTAG
- the LOC105389654 gene encoding uncharacterized protein LOC105389654, whose product MDLKKLKSARGFVKDGYTSRAYQLERDLDAEPSLEDLLCYLDKRALALEGTDQGLHQQQPQARYGKVAAHAAAADKPPTCLNCATAGEEQCDSCQQQREAVASSE is encoded by the exons ATGGATTTAAAAAAGCTAAAATCCGCAAGGGGCTTCGTAAAAG ATGGTTATACGTCTCGGGCATATCAACTCGAGCGGGACCTGGACGCCGAACCCAGCCTGGAGGATTTACTCTGCTATCTGGACAAAAGGGCTCTGGCGCTGGAGGGCACCGACCAGGGTCTTCACCAACAACAACCCCAAGCAAGATACGGGAAGGTAGCAGCACACGCAGCCGCAGCTGACAAGCCGCCAACCTGCTTAAATT GTGCTACTGCCGGAGAAGAGCAGTGTGACTCCTGCCAACAACAGCGGGAAGCAGTCGCCAGCTCAGAATGA